A genomic region of Fodinisporobacter ferrooxydans contains the following coding sequences:
- a CDS encoding ABC transporter permease, producing MWWILSIIPQFMKILPGPPAVITAFIKGIQGTLFTDIGVSLMRVAIGFVLAFIIAVPVGFLMGWYRWAQGIFEPWIQFFRTIPPIALIPMVVIVLGIGESAKIFVIWAAAFLTIVISVYQGVKNVDITLLKAAKVLGANDWDLFFDVVIPASFPYILVGVRIGLASAWSTLVAAELIASQHGLGSMIEQAGLYYQVSIIILGILLIGVIGFLMDRGVLWMERRLTGWQEKVS from the coding sequence TTGTGGTGGATTTTATCAATCATACCACAATTTATGAAAATTTTACCAGGTCCTCCTGCAGTAATCACAGCGTTCATTAAAGGGATACAAGGAACCTTATTTACGGATATTGGCGTAAGTCTCATGAGAGTTGCAATTGGTTTTGTTTTGGCGTTCATTATTGCAGTCCCGGTGGGTTTCTTGATGGGGTGGTATCGGTGGGCGCAAGGCATATTTGAACCGTGGATTCAGTTTTTTAGAACAATCCCTCCGATCGCCTTGATACCCATGGTGGTTATTGTACTTGGCATTGGTGAATCTGCAAAAATTTTTGTCATTTGGGCTGCCGCATTTTTAACTATTGTAATCAGTGTCTATCAGGGAGTTAAGAATGTTGATATCACGCTTTTGAAAGCGGCTAAAGTACTGGGAGCGAATGATTGGGATTTATTTTTTGATGTAGTAATCCCGGCGTCCTTTCCTTATATCCTTGTTGGTGTACGAATTGGGCTCGCAAGTGCATGGAGTACCCTCGTAGCAGCGGAACTTATTGCCAGTCAACATGGACTTGGCAGCATGATTGAACAGGCGGGTCTATATTATCAAGTTTCTATTATTATTTTGGGTATTTTATTGATTGGCGTAATAGGCTTTCTTATGGATAGGGGTGTACTTTGGATGGAAAGGAGGTTGACTGGATGGCAAGAGAAAGTATCGTAA
- a CDS encoding ABC transporter ATP-binding protein, with protein sequence MARESIVKLLEGRQSVTQKLLIEVSNISKTFQTKSGPNCVLDKVNLNIYEGDFICVVGPSGCGKTTLLNILGGLTQTDEGIATHRGVPIAGPSPDRGVIFQQYALFPWKTVIENVAFGLKLKKIRKKERHERALHYLDLVGLTKFKNAYPKELSGGMKQRVAIARAYATDPEILLMDEPFGALDAQTRGQLQEELLKTWEKEKKTIFFITHDVEEAVILANRVIMMKANPGGIKHELKIDLPYPRSQETKLLDNFTKLKNEVWLQVYHHA encoded by the coding sequence ATGGCAAGAGAAAGTATCGTAAAATTGTTGGAAGGAAGGCAAAGCGTGACTCAAAAACTGCTAATTGAAGTGTCTAATATAAGTAAAACATTTCAGACGAAATCGGGTCCGAACTGTGTCCTGGACAAGGTAAATTTGAATATTTACGAAGGTGATTTTATATGTGTTGTTGGACCTTCCGGATGTGGAAAGACCACACTTTTAAACATTTTGGGAGGATTAACTCAGACGGATGAAGGCATTGCAACACATAGAGGGGTACCAATTGCAGGCCCTAGCCCTGATCGAGGTGTCATTTTTCAGCAGTATGCGTTGTTCCCTTGGAAAACTGTGATTGAGAATGTCGCTTTTGGTTTAAAGCTAAAAAAAATACGGAAGAAAGAACGACATGAGCGTGCGCTTCACTATCTTGATTTAGTAGGCCTTACCAAATTCAAAAATGCTTATCCTAAGGAACTTTCCGGTGGTATGAAGCAGCGCGTAGCAATCGCTCGGGCATATGCAACAGACCCCGAGATTTTATTGATGGATGAGCCATTCGGGGCACTTGATGCACAAACAAGAGGACAGTTACAAGAGGAGTTGCTGAAAACCTGGGAAAAAGAGAAAAAGACTATATTTTTCATTACACATGACGTTGAAGAGGCAGTAATATTAGCAAACAGAGTTATTATGATGAAAGCAAATCCTGGTGGGATAAAGCATGAATTGAAAATCGACTTGCCTTACCCAAGAAGTCAGGAAACAAAGTTGCTAGACAATTTTACTAAACTAAAGAATGAGGTTTGGCTTCAAGTCTACCATCATGCATGA
- a CDS encoding aliphatic sulfonate ABC transporter substrate-binding protein, giving the protein MKKIVSLSVLSSLVIFSLSGCGSSSTGSANVANNSNSSSSGSNKLPVVRVAYMPDIHGAAPIIIGQKEGFFKKEGLDVKPVKFTSGPPEVDAMAAGQIDMAYLGPGAIFLAAKGKTNIIAVDSLNVGDMILANPKSGIKTLADLKGHTIGVPKGTSGEMILDLALKKAGLTNSDVKVVNMDVSSAVSGFVAGHVDAVAIWNPYTSQIEKQVPGTIKLADDKDFMPEYTFPQIWTANPEFEKNHKDVVQKFVNALAQASDWRMQHIQQAVKMTADFVNAPADALQSQSDTTQWLSSADIKKDFADGSVGKWCENLEKLFIQTGKLDSVVPSKNFVHSEFYQNLH; this is encoded by the coding sequence TTGAAAAAAATAGTTTCGTTGTCAGTTTTATCATCATTAGTAATTTTTTCTTTATCCGGGTGCGGGAGCTCTTCAACTGGGTCTGCAAATGTAGCAAACAATTCTAACAGTTCATCCTCCGGGTCTAATAAATTGCCGGTTGTACGTGTAGCATATATGCCGGACATTCACGGTGCGGCACCTATCATTATCGGTCAAAAAGAAGGGTTTTTTAAAAAAGAAGGTCTAGATGTAAAACCAGTTAAGTTTACCAGTGGTCCTCCAGAGGTTGATGCAATGGCAGCTGGCCAAATTGATATGGCCTATCTTGGACCAGGTGCCATTTTCCTGGCAGCGAAAGGAAAAACGAATATTATAGCTGTGGATAGTTTGAACGTTGGGGATATGATACTCGCAAACCCAAAATCAGGTATTAAAACATTGGCAGATTTGAAAGGGCATACAATTGGTGTGCCAAAGGGAACATCGGGTGAAATGATTTTAGATTTGGCTCTCAAAAAAGCTGGATTAACGAATTCTGATGTTAAAGTAGTAAATATGGATGTATCCAGCGCAGTAAGTGGATTTGTCGCCGGTCATGTTGATGCGGTTGCCATCTGGAATCCATATACCTCACAAATTGAAAAACAGGTTCCAGGTACAATAAAACTGGCAGATGATAAAGATTTTATGCCAGAATATACATTTCCACAGATTTGGACAGCAAATCCTGAATTTGAAAAGAACCACAAAGATGTAGTTCAGAAATTTGTGAATGCACTTGCACAAGCAAGCGATTGGCGTATGCAGCATATTCAACAAGCCGTCAAGATGACTGCTGACTTTGTGAATGCACCGGCTGATGCGTTGCAATCACAGTCGGATACTACCCAATGGCTAAGTTCTGCAGATATTAAGAAAGACTTTGCTGACGGTTCAGTCGGTAAGTGGTGTGAAAACCTTGAAAAATTATTTATACAAACCGGTAAGCTTGATAGTGTTGTACCATCTAAGAACTTTGTACACAGTGAATTTTATCAAAATCTTCATTGA